The DNA segment TCTTTCTTTTTTGAATATCTCTATATCCCAGAAAGCCAAAAAACAAGCAGATGAACCTTTCAAATAATAAGCCCTTTTTATGAAGATCTGTTTCATTCTTTGCGTCAGAATAATAATGTAGCAAGCTTGTATTTAGAACGGAAATATCCTCTGAAAGACGGCCATAATAGTTTACTATAATCGGCTCGAGGAGTTTTGCAGTGCTATAAGTTTCTACTTTTTTGGTAATAATATCTATGATTTTTCCTGTTTTTAGAACAGTCGCTAATAAGCCGTCATATATTTCTCTATCTGGAGACATCAGTAGCACATGGGCAATTGGGTTTAACTCAAATATTTTATTTATGACCTCGACTCCATTGATTCCTGGTCTATCCATTCTGATATTCAAAATCACCAATGTGCAGAACCTGTTTTCTAAAGCATAACCGATTTCCGATACAGTGCTATAGGCCTCAAATTGATACTCAGGTAAAAGATCCGTTAAATTTTTCTTTAGGGCATTATTTTGTAAATGCTGGTCATCAATTATTAATACAGTTTTTTCCATTCAACACAGTCTGTTTATTTGCAGATGGACTAATATGTATATAATTTATGTATATTTAACTATTGTGATATTTATTTATCTTATTTGATTGTTGGCTCTTGTTTCTCTTGCGGAAATATTGACGGTTATTTCGATACTATGGTCGATAAAGAAGATGAAAGGTCAGCTGTTTTAATACCTTGTTTAAATTCTGCAACGTGTTTATGGTCATCTCCTCCTGATTTGATCATGACCGCA comes from the Pedobacter sp. FW305-3-2-15-E-R2A2 genome and includes:
- a CDS encoding response regulator; the protein is MEKTVLIIDDQHLQNNALKKNLTDLLPEYQFEAYSTVSEIGYALENRFCTLVILNIRMDRPGINGVEVINKIFELNPIAHVLLMSPDREIYDGLLATVLKTGKIIDIITKKVETYSTAKLLEPIIVNYYGRLSEDISVLNTSLLHYYSDAKNETDLHKKGLLFERFICLFFGFLGYRDIQKRKIDFSRNELDLSIRNETKDSFLNKFGKYILIECKNKPGYHIGKNDFIIFNTKLKNSNGLSELGIIATTGGFAKTTYLEAMSESGNSNKVLFLSNVEFLRLIQSDNKVEEFKKIIDEQHSTP